In one Prosthecochloris aestuarii DSM 271 genomic region, the following are encoded:
- a CDS encoding 3'-5' exonuclease: MINFIARYVARYRCRHAKLPETVCRYVDAFTRPKDLSVSLKSVRYVVFDTETTGFDLSRDNVISIGAVAVMNGSIDISDSFEVLIRCDRVGDGDAVSVHGLLRRDLVGGCNEREALDGFLNYIGDSILVAQHAGFDIAMMNAIMRRHYHMELLNDVLDTASLAKRLEKGPYYNLAHKSGEYRLDSLLERYHIRLYDRHTSAGDAFLTAQLFQRLLYSAASAGITNPRDLLMK; encoded by the coding sequence GTGATTAACTTCATTGCCAGATATGTGGCCCGTTACCGGTGCCGCCACGCAAAGCTTCCTGAAACGGTGTGCCGCTATGTGGATGCGTTTACGAGGCCGAAAGATCTCTCTGTTTCGCTCAAGAGCGTGCGGTATGTGGTTTTTGATACTGAAACGACAGGTTTTGATCTGTCGCGCGACAACGTTATCTCTATCGGGGCAGTTGCTGTCATGAACGGCAGCATCGATATCAGTGACTCATTTGAGGTGCTTATCCGTTGCGATAGGGTCGGAGATGGAGATGCGGTAAGCGTTCATGGACTTCTTCGTCGTGATCTGGTTGGAGGATGCAATGAAAGGGAGGCGCTTGATGGTTTTCTGAACTATATCGGAGACAGTATTCTTGTTGCGCAGCATGCCGGATTTGATATTGCCATGATGAATGCCATCATGCGTCGTCACTATCATATGGAACTGCTGAACGATGTGCTCGATACGGCCAGTCTGGCTAAAAGGCTGGAAAAAGGACCATATTACAATCTTGCCCATAAAAGCGGAGAGTACCGCCTGGATTCGCTTCTTGAGCGTTATCATATCCGTCTCTATGATCGTCATACCTCAGCTGGAGATGCATTTCTTACTGCTCAGCTTTTTCAGCGTCTGCTCTATAGCGCCGCTTCAGCAGGAATTACGAATCCGCGTGATCTTCTGATGAAATGA
- a CDS encoding M20 metallopeptidase family protein translates to MSEISRGTRDRIGSRADELYPLVRDIRRDIHRHPELSFQEFRTTALVRDYLENLGFEFAPRYLETGVVALLRSLNPSAQHERVVVLRADIDALPLQEENISDFCSGEAGCMHACGHDMHTAILLGTASLLSEFRHELPGDILFVFQPAEEKAPGGAKPMIEAGLFRDYTPAMIFALHCFPHIRSGNVALREGSLMAAADELYITVHGEGGHASAPHKAADPILASAHIITALQHLVSRVSSPYEPAVLTISSISGGHATNVIPENVVMSGTMRIMNEELRSTFHHRLKKTVEQVADALGVSAELDIVHGYPVLVNDAAAFGLARDAAEEMLGASHVEESEPLMTAEDFAWYLQECPGAFIQLGTGRNEDRKGDQLHSPYFDPDEAALKTGMEVMSYTAIKALARLAGG, encoded by the coding sequence ATGTCAGAAATTTCACGCGGAACCAGAGACCGGATCGGCAGTCGGGCAGATGAGTTATATCCTCTTGTCCGCGATATCCGGCGCGATATTCATCGTCATCCGGAGCTTTCGTTTCAGGAGTTCAGGACAACGGCTCTTGTCAGGGATTACCTGGAAAATCTCGGCTTTGAATTCGCGCCCCGTTACCTGGAAACCGGCGTCGTGGCGCTGCTGCGATCACTGAACCCTTCAGCGCAGCACGAGAGGGTGGTGGTTTTGAGGGCGGATATCGATGCTCTTCCTTTGCAGGAGGAAAATATATCTGATTTCTGTTCGGGTGAGGCTGGATGCATGCATGCATGCGGCCATGATATGCATACGGCTATTCTTCTCGGGACAGCATCTCTTCTCAGTGAATTTCGTCATGAGCTCCCGGGCGATATCCTTTTTGTTTTTCAGCCGGCAGAGGAAAAGGCACCCGGAGGGGCTAAGCCAATGATAGAGGCAGGCCTGTTCAGGGACTATACTCCCGCGATGATTTTTGCTCTTCACTGTTTTCCGCATATCCGCTCAGGCAATGTTGCGCTTCGGGAGGGTAGTCTGATGGCTGCTGCTGATGAACTCTACATTACGGTGCATGGAGAGGGGGGGCATGCATCAGCGCCGCATAAAGCAGCTGATCCCATTCTTGCTTCCGCTCATATCATTACCGCGCTTCAGCATCTTGTCAGCAGGGTTTCTTCGCCATATGAGCCTGCAGTCCTGACTATCAGCTCAATTTCCGGCGGGCATGCAACAAATGTGATTCCAGAGAATGTTGTCATGTCCGGGACCATGCGAATCATGAATGAAGAACTTCGTTCGACCTTTCATCATCGCCTGAAGAAAACCGTTGAACAGGTTGCCGATGCTTTAGGGGTTAGCGCTGAACTTGATATTGTGCACGGCTATCCGGTTCTGGTCAACGATGCCGCAGCTTTTGGCCTGGCGCGCGATGCTGCTGAAGAGATGCTCGGCGCCTCACATGTTGAGGAAAGCGAGCCATTGATGACCGCTGAAGATTTCGCATGGTATCTGCAGGAGTGCCCTGGCGCTTTCATTCAGTTAGGGACCGGACGAAATGAAGATCGCAAAGGGGACCAGTTGCACTCACCATACTTCGATCCCGATGAAGCGGCCCTGAAGACGGGAATGGAGGTCATGAGCTATACCGCGATAAAAGCTCTTGCACGTCTTGCCGGGGGGTGA
- the ppk1 gene encoding polyphosphate kinase 1 yields the protein MMDNSTESVEDAVSLPDFDNPSFYVNRELSWMAFNQRVLEEALSRDEHPLLERIKFISIFSSNLDEFFMIRVAGLEDQYEAGVQDRSIDGMTPAEQLEKIREGVTAQFIQRDACFYGDICPELARHGIEFVDYRSFSESNKEVLQQYFRHEIFPVLTPLAFDTGHPFPFVSNLSLNLAIELEDLEHQSMKFARVKVPSILPRILRLDLIDGLDFGDDRIRLLWLDDFISHHLEQLFPLMRIVQAYPFRVIRDADIEIEEDEAGDLLETIEQGIRSRRYGKVVRLDVTPDMPESIRLLLIKHLEVSSRNVYEIPGALGLSSLMELMRIDKPELKDEPFAPSNPIEEKAGGDIFSAIRQSDHLFYHPYDSFQPVVDLINQAARDPQVLSIKQTLYRVGSNSPIVQALMHAVEEGKQVAVLVELKARFDEENNIVWARALENVGAHVVYGLVGLKTHAKLTMIVRREHDKLKRYLHLGTGNYNPATAKIYTDYSFLTANEILSEDVSELFNALTGYSRHTAYRKLIVSPLNTRKRIIAMIEREIEWHKKEGNGRIVMKMNALVDRKTIKALYLASAAGVQVDLIVRGICCLVPGIEGVSHNIRVISVIGRFLEHSRAYYFRNGGMDELFLGSADIMPRNLDHRVEVLFPVLDSELINVVKSELELILSDNVKAWQMNADGTYSKVVDQRPAVNSQSVFLQQASMKKSISKFKVNGL from the coding sequence ATGATGGATAATTCTACAGAAAGCGTTGAAGACGCAGTTTCTTTGCCTGATTTTGACAATCCGTCCTTTTATGTCAACAGGGAACTCAGCTGGATGGCTTTTAACCAGAGGGTTCTTGAAGAGGCGTTGAGTCGTGACGAGCATCCGCTGCTTGAACGCATTAAATTTATTTCGATTTTCAGTTCCAATCTCGATGAGTTTTTCATGATCCGGGTTGCCGGTCTGGAAGATCAGTATGAGGCCGGTGTTCAGGACCGTTCAATTGATGGCATGACTCCTGCTGAACAGCTGGAAAAGATCCGCGAGGGCGTCACTGCCCAGTTTATTCAGCGCGATGCCTGTTTTTACGGAGATATCTGCCCTGAACTGGCCAGGCATGGTATAGAGTTTGTCGATTACCGTTCTTTTTCGGAGTCGAACAAGGAGGTGCTGCAGCAGTATTTCCGTCATGAGATTTTTCCTGTTCTGACCCCTCTTGCTTTCGATACCGGCCATCCCTTTCCCTTCGTGTCGAACCTTTCGCTCAATCTGGCTATTGAGCTTGAGGATCTGGAACATCAATCGATGAAATTTGCAAGGGTCAAGGTTCCCAGCATCCTGCCGCGGATTTTGAGACTTGATCTCATTGACGGGCTTGATTTTGGGGATGACCGCATAAGACTGCTCTGGCTCGACGATTTCATCTCTCATCATCTGGAGCAGTTGTTTCCTCTCATGAGAATCGTTCAGGCTTATCCTTTCCGGGTCATTCGCGATGCCGATATCGAAATCGAGGAAGATGAGGCCGGCGATCTTTTGGAAACCATTGAGCAGGGCATCCGCTCCCGCCGCTACGGCAAGGTGGTGCGGCTTGATGTGACGCCTGATATGCCGGAGTCGATCAGGCTTCTTCTGATAAAGCATCTCGAGGTCTCCTCGCGTAATGTCTATGAAATTCCCGGAGCTCTGGGACTGAGCAGTCTTATGGAGTTGATGCGTATCGATAAGCCGGAGCTGAAAGATGAACCTTTTGCTCCCAGCAACCCGATTGAGGAGAAGGCCGGAGGAGACATTTTTTCTGCGATCCGTCAGAGCGATCATCTTTTTTATCATCCCTACGATTCGTTTCAGCCTGTTGTCGATTTGATCAATCAGGCGGCCCGCGATCCTCAGGTGCTCTCTATCAAACAGACCTTATACCGGGTTGGAAGCAACTCTCCTATCGTGCAGGCGTTGATGCATGCTGTCGAAGAGGGAAAGCAGGTTGCTGTTCTTGTGGAACTTAAGGCGCGGTTTGATGAAGAAAACAATATCGTATGGGCCAGGGCCCTTGAAAATGTCGGTGCTCATGTCGTCTACGGCCTTGTGGGATTGAAAACTCATGCCAAACTCACGATGATCGTTCGTCGGGAGCACGATAAACTCAAGCGCTATCTCCATCTCGGTACGGGGAACTACAATCCGGCTACGGCTAAAATCTATACGGATTACAGTTTTCTGACAGCAAACGAGATTCTCTCCGAGGACGTATCGGAACTCTTCAACGCCCTGACAGGTTATTCCAGGCATACAGCGTATCGCAAGCTCATCGTTTCGCCGCTCAATACCCGTAAGCGCATCATTGCTATGATCGAGCGGGAGATTGAATGGCACAAAAAGGAGGGCAACGGCAGAATTGTTATGAAAATGAATGCCCTTGTCGATAGGAAAACCATCAAGGCTCTTTATCTTGCTTCCGCTGCAGGTGTTCAAGTCGATCTTATTGTGCGTGGAATCTGCTGTCTTGTGCCCGGTATTGAAGGGGTAAGCCACAACATTCGTGTCATAAGTGTGATAGGAAGATTTTTAGAACACAGCCGCGCGTATTATTTTCGGAACGGAGGAATGGATGAACTGTTTCTCGGAAGCGCAGATATCATGCCAAGAAATCTTGATCACCGCGTTGAGGTTCTCTTTCCTGTACTGGATAGCGAACTTATCAATGTTGTCAAATCTGAACTTGAGCTTATACTCAGTGACAACGTCAAGGCCTGGCAGATGAATGCCGATGGGACATACAGTAAAGTTGTCGATCAAAGGCCTGCGGTCAACAGCCAGAGTGTGTTTCTCCAGCAGGCGTCTATGAAAAAATCAATAAGTAAATTTAAAGTAAACGGATTATGA
- a CDS encoding class I SAM-dependent methyltransferase, whose translation MMDSSLQNAPEWFSSWFNHPFYLKLYSHRDEDEARMCVETILRVALPETAEPSGFRIMDIACGAGRHAIEFARKGFCVTANDLSPYLMQCARDQASTENLSMHCTERDMRDIEEQHTFHLVVQLFSSFGYFESEQDDRQVLDNVFHALLPGGRYVLDLINAEYLKNKLCPHSRKAIDNLTVDEHRQIIGNRVIKDICITSPEETLEFQESVRLFEPAHIKTMLLEAGFEVEQVLGDYNGTPFSAAESPRMLIFCRKPSA comes from the coding sequence ATGATGGACTCTTCGCTTCAGAACGCACCCGAATGGTTTTCCTCCTGGTTCAATCACCCCTTCTATCTCAAACTCTACAGCCACCGCGACGAGGATGAGGCAAGGATGTGCGTCGAAACGATCCTCAGAGTTGCTCTGCCCGAGACAGCAGAACCATCAGGGTTCAGAATCATGGATATCGCCTGCGGAGCAGGACGCCACGCCATTGAATTTGCCAGAAAAGGATTCTGCGTAACAGCCAACGACCTCTCTCCCTACCTCATGCAATGCGCCAGAGATCAGGCGTCGACAGAGAACCTCTCTATGCACTGCACAGAACGGGATATGCGCGATATCGAAGAGCAGCACACCTTTCATCTCGTTGTTCAGCTTTTTTCAAGTTTCGGTTATTTTGAGTCCGAACAGGATGACCGGCAAGTTCTCGACAATGTCTTTCATGCGCTGCTGCCCGGAGGCAGGTACGTCCTTGACCTGATCAACGCCGAGTATCTGAAAAACAAACTCTGCCCTCATTCCAGAAAAGCAATCGACAACCTTACCGTCGATGAACACCGACAAATAATCGGCAACCGCGTCATCAAGGATATCTGCATAACCTCTCCGGAAGAAACCCTTGAATTTCAGGAATCGGTACGCCTTTTTGAGCCTGCACACATAAAAACGATGCTTCTGGAGGCTGGTTTTGAGGTTGAACAGGTGCTGGGAGATTATAACGGGACGCCATTCTCTGCTGCCGAATCACCACGTATGCTTATTTTCTGCAGAAAACCCTCAGCCTGA
- a CDS encoding class II fructose-bisphosphate aldolase has translation MQQPHISYKELGLQNSKELFAKAVKGGYAIPAYNFNNLEQLQAIIMACVETNSPVILQVSKGARNYANQTLLRNLARGAVEYAAELGNPVPIVLHLDHGDSFELCKDCIQTGFSSVMIDGSHLSYEDNVTLTRQVVDYAHQYDVTVEGELGVLAGVEDEVASETHTYTQPEEVEDFVTRTGVDSLAIAIGTSHGAFKFKPGEDHKIRLDILSEIEKRIPGFPIVLHGSSSVPQDLVKTINEHGGKLKDAIGISEEQLRKAAQSAVCKINIDSDGRLAMTAAIRKVLDEKPEEFDPRKYLGPARDALKELYKHKNINVLGSNDKA, from the coding sequence ATGCAACAGCCTCATATCAGCTATAAAGAACTCGGACTTCAGAACAGCAAGGAACTCTTTGCTAAAGCTGTCAAAGGCGGATATGCTATTCCTGCATACAATTTCAACAATCTCGAACAACTTCAGGCCATCATCATGGCATGTGTGGAAACAAATTCTCCAGTCATTCTTCAGGTTTCCAAAGGAGCGAGAAACTACGCAAATCAGACCCTGTTGCGCAACCTTGCCCGAGGAGCCGTCGAATATGCGGCCGAACTCGGAAACCCGGTTCCTATCGTTCTTCACCTCGACCATGGCGACAGTTTCGAACTCTGCAAGGACTGTATTCAAACAGGCTTCTCTTCTGTCATGATCGACGGGTCCCATCTCAGCTATGAAGACAACGTTACATTGACCCGTCAGGTTGTAGACTACGCTCACCAGTATGATGTCACCGTTGAAGGAGAACTCGGCGTTCTGGCCGGTGTCGAAGATGAGGTTGCATCAGAAACCCATACATACACCCAACCGGAAGAGGTCGAAGATTTTGTCACCAGAACAGGTGTAGACAGTCTGGCCATCGCTATAGGAACATCGCATGGTGCTTTTAAGTTCAAACCCGGGGAAGATCATAAAATACGTCTGGATATCCTGTCTGAAATAGAGAAAAGAATACCAGGATTTCCTATCGTTCTCCACGGCTCATCATCCGTTCCGCAGGATCTGGTTAAAACCATCAATGAACATGGCGGTAAACTCAAGGATGCAATCGGCATCAGTGAAGAACAGCTTCGCAAAGCGGCTCAATCAGCTGTCTGCAAAATCAATATCGACTCCGACGGCAGACTTGCCATGACCGCAGCCATCCGCAAGGTCCTTGACGAAAAACCCGAAGAGTTTGATCCTCGAAAATATCTCGGCCCTGCCAGAGACGCACTCAAGGAGCTCTACAAGCACAAAAACATCAACGTACTCGGCTCCAACGACAAAGCCTGA
- a CDS encoding dihydroorotase, with translation MSIIFHQARIINPAQNLDTTGSIRISDSGRIETIVTGNDPLPPQDTDRVIDMNGKLLVPGLFDMHCHFREPGQEYKETLETGSRAAVAGGFTGVALMPNTKPVIDNPQGVAYIRQTAMELPIDIEVISAMTKESRGETLAPFGKLFASGVKAVSDDGTAIQNSQIMRLAFEYAANFNLLFIQHCEDTSLTSGGVMNEGEYSAMMGLKGIPDVAEAITLSRDLLLIDYLRKHKLSPPLTAPRYHVAHISTRSALDLVRKARKEGMAITCEVTPHHFTLTEEALFKAEHKGNFIMKPPLCSLDNHAAILEAIVDGTIDAIATDHAPHAEHEKQCPPDQASFGIIGLETAVGLTFSELVHTGRISVSRAIEMLSVNPRRIMDIEPVLFEPQRAANFTLIDPDATWTWKSEHIKSKAKNSPFIGRTMKGKAIGICHKGKLLGLD, from the coding sequence ATGAGCATCATTTTTCATCAGGCGAGAATCATCAATCCCGCCCAGAACCTTGATACGACAGGATCGATCCGTATTTCCGATTCAGGCCGGATTGAAACCATCGTTACAGGAAACGATCCCCTGCCCCCTCAGGATACCGACCGCGTCATTGATATGAACGGCAAACTTCTCGTTCCGGGCCTGTTCGATATGCACTGCCACTTCAGAGAGCCTGGACAGGAATACAAAGAAACACTCGAAACAGGATCAAGAGCCGCTGTCGCAGGAGGATTTACGGGTGTGGCTCTTATGCCGAATACCAAACCCGTCATCGACAACCCGCAGGGAGTCGCCTATATCCGTCAGACGGCCATGGAGCTGCCGATCGACATCGAAGTCATCTCGGCGATGACCAAAGAAAGCAGGGGGGAAACTCTGGCCCCTTTCGGAAAACTCTTTGCAAGCGGCGTCAAAGCCGTATCGGATGACGGAACCGCTATTCAGAACAGCCAGATCATGCGCCTGGCGTTTGAGTACGCCGCCAACTTCAACTTACTCTTCATCCAGCACTGTGAAGACACCAGCCTTACCTCGGGCGGGGTCATGAATGAAGGTGAATATTCTGCGATGATGGGTCTTAAAGGAATTCCCGACGTCGCAGAAGCAATCACGCTCAGCCGTGACCTGCTGCTTATCGACTACCTCCGAAAACATAAACTCTCACCGCCTCTGACTGCACCACGTTATCATGTCGCCCATATCAGCACAAGAAGCGCCCTGGATCTTGTACGCAAAGCAAGGAAAGAAGGCATGGCAATAACCTGCGAAGTCACGCCGCATCATTTCACCCTCACCGAAGAGGCCCTTTTCAAGGCAGAGCACAAAGGCAACTTCATCATGAAACCGCCACTCTGCAGCCTTGATAACCACGCAGCAATCCTTGAAGCGATTGTCGACGGCACGATCGACGCCATTGCAACCGATCACGCGCCACATGCCGAACATGAAAAGCAATGCCCTCCCGATCAGGCATCATTCGGCATCATCGGTCTGGAAACAGCGGTGGGACTGACCTTCAGCGAACTGGTCCACACAGGACGCATATCCGTCAGCCGGGCTATAGAGATGCTCTCAGTCAACCCAAGACGGATTATGGATATTGAACCTGTGCTTTTCGAACCCCAGAGAGCGGCTAACTTTACGCTGATAGATCCCGATGCCACCTGGACCTGGAAGAGCGAGCATATCAAGTCGAAAGCAAAAAACTCTCCGTTTATCGGCCGAACAATGAAAGGCAAAGCGATCGGTATCTGTCATAAAGGAAAACTGCTTGGACTTGACTGA
- the rpiB gene encoding ribose 5-phosphate isomerase B, producing the protein MRIAIGSDHAGYELKKTVKSWLEDHGHEVNDMGPYSDESVDYPDYARKVAQAVADGEYQQGVLLCGSGIGVSVSANKIRGIRAALAFNPEIASLARQHNNANIICFPARFTDADTIKTSLGNWFSAEFEGGRHERRVQKIEP; encoded by the coding sequence ATGAGAATTGCCATTGGGAGCGATCACGCGGGGTATGAACTGAAGAAAACGGTAAAATCATGGCTTGAGGATCATGGTCACGAGGTCAATGATATGGGCCCGTATTCCGACGAGTCTGTTGATTATCCTGATTATGCCCGCAAGGTTGCCCAGGCCGTTGCCGATGGAGAGTACCAGCAGGGAGTTCTTTTGTGTGGTTCAGGTATCGGCGTGTCGGTTTCAGCAAACAAGATCAGAGGAATCAGGGCCGCCCTTGCTTTTAATCCGGAGATCGCGTCGCTGGCACGACAGCACAACAATGCAAACATCATCTGTTTTCCGGCACGTTTTACCGATGCCGATACCATTAAAACCAGTCTTGGCAACTGGTTTTCTGCCGAATTCGAGGGCGGCCGTCATGAACGGCGTGTGCAGAAAATCGAGCCTTGA
- a CDS encoding fumarylacetoacetate hydrolase family protein produces the protein MPLIPAATLAPSSIYCVGKNYEDHAREMLKWDGGTTLPPLNESDPIIFLKPVSALTPDYRTSIPCIEQQPVSHLMHYEAELVLLIGKDAEQIGLDEAPRYIQGYGVGLDMTLRDVQQQARQKGEPWLKSKGFRQSAMVSDIITAEDAGDPASLGFSLILNGKKVQQGAANQMIFNPFHLISYLSWIYGLRRGDLLFTGTPAGVGPVEPGDRLEAILEQTHNGAATALTHFEATIHEPGT, from the coding sequence ATGCCTCTTATTCCAGCCGCCACACTCGCCCCGTCATCGATCTACTGTGTAGGAAAAAACTATGAAGATCATGCCAGAGAAATGCTGAAATGGGACGGGGGCACAACGCTCCCGCCCCTGAATGAGTCTGACCCCATTATCTTTCTCAAACCCGTTTCAGCTCTTACGCCTGACTACAGAACATCGATCCCCTGTATCGAACAGCAACCGGTATCGCACCTTATGCATTACGAAGCCGAACTGGTGCTCCTCATTGGAAAGGATGCAGAGCAAATAGGGCTCGACGAAGCGCCCCGATATATTCAAGGCTACGGTGTCGGTCTTGACATGACACTGCGCGACGTCCAGCAGCAGGCCCGACAAAAAGGAGAGCCATGGCTGAAAAGCAAAGGTTTCCGTCAAAGCGCTATGGTCTCGGATATCATAACCGCTGAAGATGCCGGAGATCCGGCCTCTCTTGGTTTTTCTCTCATCCTGAACGGCAAAAAAGTCCAGCAGGGGGCGGCAAACCAGATGATATTCAATCCCTTTCATCTTATTTCCTATCTTTCATGGATATATGGTTTGCGCCGGGGAGACCTTCTGTTTACCGGCACACCGGCAGGCGTCGGACCGGTTGAACCGGGTGATCGCCTCGAAGCGATTCTGGAACAAACACATAACGGGGCCGCAACAGCCCTGACGCATTTCGAAGCAACAATCCATGAACCCGGCACATAA
- a CDS encoding 5-formyltetrahydrofolate cyclo-ligase, translated as MRADRDWTTEKSAVRRRMIALRSALSRHDWELRSRALTAKLLCLDSVVRAEQVMIYLPFVARREVDTSMFMSWLEAEQKTVSVPVVKGKDLVASRFHVGDRIVSGCFGQPEPAIVRPLPVVADVIIVPLVAADRSGTRIGYGAGCYDRFFAALQKRGFTPHAVGICFSFQVLDTLPFDPWDRKLDCIVTEQEVISIQ; from the coding sequence ATGAGAGCAGATAGGGATTGGACGACAGAGAAGAGCGCCGTGCGTCGCAGAATGATTGCTCTGCGCAGTGCCCTTTCGCGCCATGACTGGGAATTGCGGAGTCGGGCACTAACGGCTAAGCTCTTGTGTTTAGATAGTGTAGTGCGTGCAGAACAGGTGATGATTTATCTGCCTTTCGTTGCACGCAGGGAGGTGGATACGTCCATGTTTATGTCGTGGCTCGAGGCAGAGCAGAAAACAGTTTCAGTTCCGGTAGTAAAGGGAAAAGATCTTGTTGCTTCACGTTTTCATGTTGGCGACAGGATTGTTTCCGGCTGTTTCGGCCAGCCTGAGCCGGCCATTGTGCGCCCTTTGCCTGTCGTGGCGGACGTTATCATTGTTCCTCTTGTTGCAGCAGACAGGTCCGGGACCAGAATAGGGTATGGTGCGGGTTGTTACGACCGTTTTTTCGCTGCACTGCAGAAGCGGGGTTTTACTCCGCATGCTGTTGGTATATGTTTCAGTTTTCAGGTTCTCGACACCCTTCCGTTCGATCCCTGGGACAGGAAACTCGACTGTATTGTGACAGAACAGGAAGTGATAAGCATTCAATAA
- a CDS encoding CBS domain-containing protein translates to MTFIRQYTDASYPVFQKEECVEDAVKLLLHSRLYAAPVLDGKQFLAMASLHELQAGLNEAEDSSSLKVSHLHFRSSVVLDIREHLLDSISRIADDTLPVIAVTGDDGGYEGVVLRDELFRDVASVFNLLGDEFTLELEVPSMGVKISEIVQSIEKNDAMVLSFGARAPEPDAAGMVITFRVHTSSLYRLVKNLEKYGYLIGYHSPYSGEGRDELRDKALEFMRYIDM, encoded by the coding sequence ATGACATTTATTCGACAGTATACCGATGCCTCATATCCTGTTTTTCAGAAAGAGGAGTGCGTGGAGGATGCCGTGAAGCTTCTTCTGCACTCCCGGCTGTATGCTGCGCCTGTTCTTGACGGTAAGCAATTCCTTGCAATGGCCAGCTTGCATGAACTGCAGGCAGGCCTCAACGAGGCAGAAGATTCTTCATCTCTGAAAGTTTCGCACTTGCATTTCCGCTCATCGGTGGTTCTCGATATTCGTGAACATCTTCTGGACTCGATCAGTCGCATTGCCGATGATACCTTGCCGGTGATCGCCGTTACTGGAGACGATGGAGGTTATGAAGGGGTGGTGCTTCGCGATGAACTTTTTCGTGATGTCGCATCTGTTTTCAATCTTCTTGGCGATGAGTTTACGCTTGAGCTCGAGGTTCCCTCGATGGGCGTCAAGATTTCCGAGATCGTTCAATCCATAGAAAAGAACGACGCAATGGTTCTCAGTTTCGGGGCCAGAGCACCTGAACCCGATGCAGCGGGTATGGTTATCACATTCAGAGTTCATACCTCATCTCTCTACCGCCTTGTCAAGAATCTTGAGAAATACGGCTACCTGATAGGCTATCATTCACCCTATTCAGGCGAAGGGCGTGATGAGCTGCGCGACAAGGCTCTTGAGTTTATGCGCTATATCGATATGTAG